A window of the Erpetoichthys calabaricus chromosome 10, fErpCal1.3, whole genome shotgun sequence genome harbors these coding sequences:
- the adtrp1 gene encoding androgen dependent TFPI regulating protein 1, which translates to MAASTGRINGPLVVVIHIVLFCWYVFTVWRNCSITITAKHPGVKTYGGRWKYLTFINLILQTVYFGICILADVTQLWSSVFRHKESLVKVRDNIFALLAFPVGAFVVLSFWSIYAFDRELVYPIYLDSIIPQWLNHAMHTVILPLLLIELFTTHHRYPSRKKGILGLICFCCVYLIWIFWVRYASGIWVYPILSHLSPVGLVLFLVVAALGLAPLYLLGEYLNTCLWGVRKKKKH; encoded by the exons ATGGCTGCGTCTACGGGCAGGATCAATGGGCCGCTAGTCGTTGTTATTCATATTGTCCTTTTCTGTTGGTACGTGTTCACTGTATGGAGGAACTGTTCAATTACAATCACTGCTAAGCACCCGGGCGTAAAGACTTATGGGGGACGCTGGAAATACCTCACATTTATCAATCTG ATCCTCCAGACAGTGTACTTTGGAATATGTATATTGGCTGACGTTACACAGTTGTGGTCTTCTGTGTTTAGGCACAAAGAGTCTCTAGTCAAAGTTAGAGACAACATCTTTGCTTTGCTCGCCTTTCCTGTGGGTGCA tttgTCGTCCTGTCATTCTGGTCGATTTATGCCTTTGATCGAGAACTGGTTTATCCCATCTACTTAGACAGCATCATTCCACAATGGCTCAATCATGCCATG CACACTGTGATTCTTCCACTGCTCCTTATTGAACTCTTCACTACACATCATCGGTATCCTAGCAGGAAGAAGGGTATCCTGGGACTGATTTGCTTCTGTTGTGTCTACTTGATTTG GATTTTTTGGGTCCGCTATGCCTCTGGAATCTGGGTGTACCCTATCTTGTCTCACCTTAGCCCTGTAGGACTGGTTCTTTTTTTAGTGGTTGCAGCTCTTGGTTTAGCACCCCTCTACCTTTTAGGAGAATACCTTAATACATGTCTGTGGG GAGTccggaaaaagaaaaagcactaA